In Aeromicrobium sp. A1-2, the DNA window GGCTCGAGATCGACCCCGAGGGCGAGATCCCCGGCAAGGGCTTCGTCGCCGATCTGCTGACCGGAGTCGACACCTCGGGTGTCCACAAGCGCGAGGACCTCGAGATCATCCTGTGATCACCTCACCCTCATGAATCGGGTACGTCCGACCTCGGCGGTGCTGATCGCGGCGCTGATCGGAACCGGTCTGGTCGTCGGCCGGCTGGTGCCACCGCTGATCGTCCGTTTCGACGGCAGTGTGCCGCGGTTGAGCTGGGCGGCGCCGTTGACGCTGTTCCTGGCCGCCGTGCTGGTCGGTACGCTGGCCTGGAACACCTGGCAGAGCCTGCACAAGAAGCAGCAGCGGATGACGGCGGACCATGGGATCAGGATGTTGGCGGTCGCCAAGTCGTCCGCCGTCGTCGGATCCCTCGTGGCGGGTCTCTACGGCGGGTTCGCGCTTGCGTTCGTCGAGGCGTTGGACTCGCCACTGGGCCGGGAGCGGGTCGTCCGTGGTGGTGCCGCGGCGATTGCCAGCGTCCTGCTCCTGATCGCCGCCGTGCTGCTCGAGCGGGCCTGTCGGCTCCCCGGCGACGACGATGAGGGCAAGGGCGGCAAGGTGTCCAAGGGCCCCCCCGACCCGACGCCCGCCTGACCCGACCGGGTCAGGCCAGCAACGACTGACGCAGCGTGTCGAGGCCGATGCTGCCGACCGACAGGGCGCGGCGGTGGAACTCCTTGAGATCAGGGCCATTGGCGGCGACGTACGCGTCGCGGAGCTGTTCCCACATGCGTTGTCCGACCTTGTACGACGGGGCCTGGCCGGGCCAGCCCAGATAGCGGTTGGCCTCGAAACGGATGAAGGGCTCGTTCATGTTGACGTGCTGGGACAGGAAGCCGAAAGCGTCGTCGCCGGTCCACGTGCCGGATCCGTCCGGCTTGGGCTTGCCGAGGTGCACGCCGAGGTCGACCACGACCCGGGCTGCGCGCATCCGCTGCCCGTCCAGCATCCCGAGCCGGTCGGCCGGGTTGTCGAGGTAGCCCAGGTCCGCCATCAACCGCTCGGCGTACAGAGCCCAGCCCTCCCCGTGTCCAGAGTTCCAGTTGATCCGGCGCCAGCCGTTGAGCTCGGCCCGGTTGTACGTGGCGAGACCCAGCTGGAGGTGGTGCCCCGGCACACCCTCGTGATAAACCGTCGTGAGCTCGCGCCAGGTGTCGAACTCGGTGATGCCCTGCGGGACGCTCCACCACATGCGGCCGGCGCGCTGGAAGTCGTCGCTGGGCGGGGTGTAGTAGATGCCGCCCTCCTGGGTCGGCGCGATCATGCACTCGAGCCGACGCATCGGCTCGGGGATGTCGAAGTGCGTACGCCCCAGGTCCGCGACGGCTCGGTCGCTGGTCTCCTGCATCCAGGCCTGCAGGGCCTCGGTGCTGTGCAGCTTGTGTGCCGGATCGGTGTCGAGGTGGGCGATCGCCTCGGCGACCGTCGCGCCGGGCTTGATCTGGTCGGCGATCGACTCCTGCTCCCGGACCATCCGGGCGAGCTCCTCGAGCCCCCACTCGTACGTCTCGTCAAGATCGATCTCGGCTCCGACGAAGTGGCGTGACGCGATGGCGTAGTGCTCGCGACCGACGCCGTCGGCGACCGGGGCGCGCGGCGCCAGCTCGCGCTCCAGGAAGTCGGCCAGGACCGCGTACGCCTCGCTGGCCGCCTGCGCGCCCGACTCGAGGTCCGTCCGGAGGGCCGGCGGCACGTCCGCGCGGGCCGCCAATGCCGTGAAGAAGCTGTCGGCTCCGGCCTGCTTGCGGGCCTGGGCCGCGACCTCGCGCACCTGGCGGAGCGCGGGTGTGTTCTTGGCCGCGATGCCGATCCGTAGCGAGTCGAGGTAGCCGGCCATCGCATCGGGCAGGTTGTGCATGCGGCGCGCGACGTGTGACCAGTCGTCCTCGGTCTCGGTGTCCATCAGGTCGAAGATGTCGCGGAGGTCCTGACCCGGCGAGGCGATGACGTTGAGGTCGCGCTGCCAGAAGCCGGCCTCGACCTGCTCGATGTCGAGCTCGATGGTGCGGATCAGCTCGGCCCTCGTGACGGAGTCGACCGCGTCTACCGGGTCCGTCCTGCGTACGCGCGCCAGCATCGACCGGGCCGCGTCGACCGCCTGGCCTACGCCGTCGGGGGAGCGATCGGTGTAGTCGGACTCGCGTCCGGGGCGGCCGAGGTGGACGTGCAGCTCAGGCTGGAGGTCGAGCAGGTCGTCGAGCCACTCCTCGGCGAGATCATCCATGGGGGTCGGGATGCGGGGAGTGGTGTCGGCCATACCCCAACCCTACGACTCCCCCGGTCCCCGCTGGGCCTGACGTTTCTGTTGCAACACGCCGGTGTGCCCCCGCAGAAACGTCAGGCTCAGCGGCGAGGTGAGGTGTGGCTACTTGTCGATGTCGCCGACGACGAAGAACATCGAGCCGAGGATCGCGACGAGATCGGCCACGACGGTGCCGCTGACGATCTCGGGCAGCACCGCGACGTTGTTGAACGAGGCAGAGCGCAGCTTGAGCCGCCAGGGAGTCTTCTCTCCGCGGGAGACCAGGTAGTAGCCGTTGAGCCCCAGCGGGTTCTCGGTCCACACGTATGTCGACCCCTCCGGCGCCTTGAGGATCTTGGGCAGGCGCACGTTGACCGGTCCCGGCGCGATGTCGGCCAGCCGGGCGATACACGCATCGGCCAGGTCGAGAGAGACCTTGGTCTGCTCGAGCAGTACCGCGAATCGCGCGTAGCAGTCGCCGTCGGTCCTCACCGGCACCCGCAGGACGTCCTGCAGCTCGCCGTACGCGAGGTACGGCTCGTCGCGCCGCAGGTCCAGGTCGAGACCGGAGGCGCGGGCGATCGGCCCGGAGACGCCGTAGGCGTGCACGAGGTCGGCGGAGAGCACGCCGATCCCCTGGGTGCGGGCGCGGAAGATCTCGTTGCCGAAGATCAGGTCCTCGAGCTCGTCCAGGCGGGTCCGGACCGTCGCGATCGCCGCCGAGGCTCGTCCCGTCCAGCCGGCCGGGATGTCCTCCTTGAGGCCGCCGACCCGGTTGAACATGTAGTGCATCCGACCACCGGAGACCTCCTCCATGACCTCCTGGATGGTCTCCCGCTCGCGGAACGCATAGAAGATCGGTGTGATCGCGCCGAGCTCGAGCGGATAGGAACCCAGGAACATCAGGTGGTTGAGCACCCGGTTGAGCTCGGCCAGCAGCGTACGGATCCAGGTCGCCCGTTCAGGGACCTCCATGCCGAGCATGTCCTCGACCGCCAGGACGACGCCGAGCTCGGAGGAGAAGGCGCTGAGCCAGTCGTGCCGGTTGGCCAGAACGATGATCTGTCGGTAGTCGCGGACCTCGAAGAGCTTCTCGACGCCACGGTGCATGTAGCCGATGATCGGCTCGCAGGCCATGACCCGCTCGCCGTCCAGGGTCAGCCGCAGGCGAAGAACGCCATGGGTCGCCGGGTGCTGCGGACCGATGTTGAGCACCATGTCGGTCGTCGCGAAGCCGGCGCCGACGCTGGCGGTCACCTCGGTCATGCGCGCCGGAGTGCCGAGACGACAGCGCGCTTGATTCGGGCGAGCAGCCCCGCGAGCGTCCTGTGCTCGACCTTGGTCAGGTGCAGGCGCAACGCGGCGATATCGGCCGAATGCTTGGTGATCTGGTCCTTCTGCTTCGCGATCTGAGTCTTCTGGCTGGCGATCAGTGCCTTGTGGTCCGAGAGCCGGGCGTCGGTTGCCCGAACCCGACGATCGTGGAGGCTCCCACCGCCGCGCCACTCCGGATAGGGGGAGGGGTGCTGGTAGGCCTGTTCGTGGCGGGTGATGTCAAGCACCATTCCCTCCCGCAGCCACTGCAGCCGCGAGGCGATCTCCCCGCCGTCAGGGGCGACCAGCGGACGAACGGGCGCTGGGAACCTTGCAGCCGTGAGGCGTTCGTCGAATTCGCCGGTTCCTGCGCCGTCCTGCCAGATGTGCGCGAGCCGGTTGCGCTCGAGGAATGCGGTGTAGCGGTCGAACCTCTCGGGCATCGCGGCGTTGAACTTGCTCATGTCGGTCGACTCGTACAACTCCTCAGCACGGAGGTCTGCGGTGAACTCGGGCATCAGCGTGAACGGCATCTGGTGGTACTCGGCCAGTTCGATTGTGCGGGAGTCGTGCGCGAGCAGCAGGGCTGGCGTTCCGCCGAGCAGCGCGGCGACGTTGCCGTGAAACCGGGTGCCGTACGCGAAGTCATGGTCCGCGAGGAAGTCATACCAGGTCCAGGTGTCGAGGAACAGCCGCATCCGGTCGGCCTGGTAGATCGGGTGGTTGAGGTGGACCGGCACGAGCGGATCGTGGACGTGTGGAAATGGGACCCCCCACAGCATCAGCCGTAGGTCGTTGCTGTCCTGTCCGATGTAGGTCAGGTGGGGGTGGCGCTCTGTCTGGGCGGTCGCGAACGCGCCGATACCGGGCACCTCGGGCGTCAGGTTGAGGGCCAGCCGACTGTCTTGCGTGATCGCGTCAACCTTCTTGTCGACCGTGAAGTCGCGACCGTGCAGAAACAGCGATGGGCAGCCGATGACGTCGACAGCCTCGTCAGCGAAGCCGAGCCCGCGCAGGTATGACCGGGTGAACTCGCCGCGTACCCCGATCGAGGCCGAGCGGTCGAGCACGAGGCTGACGAACTTCTTGACTGAGTCAGAGATTGGTTCGAGTGACTCGGCACCCAGGCCGTGTGCGGCCTGCGCCCCGATGCCGGTGACGGTGACGGGGATCGTGAGCTGTTGGAGCAACTCGCTCAGCCGGTCGAGCCGCGGTGCGAACTCGGGGCGGAAGGCGTTGGCCATGGGGATGACCAGATGGTCGAACTCGGAGTTGATCCGCTCCGCGTCCCCCTCCTGGGGCGGCTGGCGTTCGGACAGCGTCCCGTTGGAGACCAGCTCGGCGCCATCGATCGACAGAGCCTTCCACACCGAGTGCTGGAACAGGTAGTTGCCGCTGTTGCTGTTGAAGACGTCCTGGGTCAACGTCGATTCGGCTGCGACAGCGGTGAAGGGGTCCTTGCCGGATCGGATCAGCAACCGAGTCATGGGCTCAGTGTTCCACGTCCGAGCGGACCTGTGACCAACCACCAGAAGTCGCCGAGACCGCCGCTCGCGAGGAGCTCGCCGGCCTCTCCGGCGGCGGCGAGTCGGCGCAGGTAGGCCGAGGGATCGGTCCGGGCCAGGTCGAGCGGTGGTCGACCGGCATCCACACCCAGCCCGGCCAGCACGTCGCGCTGGCGGTGCAGGGTCGCTCCCGCGGCGTGAGCCACCGCGTCGACAGCGACGTGCGCCGTGACGTCACGACTGCCATCGGGCACGACGTCGACCTCGCGTCCCGCGGCGTACGAGCGGAGCGTCCCGAACGGGGGGCGGTCCGCGCGCCGGTGGCCGTAGTCGATCGCGACCGCGGTGCCGTCGACCCGCGCCACGGCATCGGCCCACGCGGCGTCTCTCGTCGCGCCGATCTCGGCTCGCTCTCCCGGCTCGGACAGCGGCCACCACGTGCGGAGCCACTCCGAGTCGCACTCACCGCCGAACGTCTCGGCACCTGTGTCAGGGTCGACCAGGACGTGGCGCACTCGACCGTCCTGGGCCATCTCGACCACATCACACGGGATGTTGTCGAGCCACTCGTTTGCGATCAGCAGACCCTCGATTCGATCGGGGAGGGACGGCAGCCAGGAGATCGAAGACGGCAGGGTCTCCGGCCGGTCGGCGACCTCGACGCCGATCAGGCGCACGTCCGCGCCGACCAACGGCAGCAGGGCGGTCAGCAGCTCGCCGCCTCCGGCGCCCAGGTCGACGACCGTGCGCGCACGGGTGCGCGCGATCAGCTCGGCGACGGCCGCGGCGAATCCGCCGAGGTGCGCGCTGGTTCGGAAGTGTTCCGCCGGTCGCGAGGTGCGGAAGAAGCCGTCGTCGGCATACAGGGCCAGGTCCCACGCCTCGCGCCACGGGAGCGGTCGCTTCGTCATGGGATCAACCTAGAGACTCGTCGTTATGCTCAAGAGGTGGCACGACTCCGAAGGCGCGTCCGGCGCGCCATCGCGCGGCCGCTGGACCGTTGGAGGCAACGATCCGGGCCGCTGCTCAGCATCGTCGTGCCGGTGCTCGACGGAGCCGCGACGCTCGACGAGTGTCTGCTGTCGGCCCGGCGCCAGGACCATCGTCGGGTCGAGATCATCGTGATCGACGACGGCTCGACCGATGACAGCCTGGAGCGGGCTCGTGCCCATGCCCGCGCAGATCGGCGGGTGGCAGTCCTCAGCCAGCCTCATGCGGGCGTCGGCGAGGCGAGACGTGCCGGGGTCGAGCGGGCCACGGGAGCGTTCCTGACATTTCTGGATGCCGACGACACTGTGACCCGCCGCGGGCTGCGCGCCGCGATGGAGGTGCTCGAGTGGACCGGCTCGGACGTTGCGGTGATGCCCTACCAACGGCAGGAGGGTGCCGTGATCGCGCCGCCCGATCCGTGGATCGAGACGCTGCACGCCCGCCCGGCCCGTCACGTCACGCTCCAGGAGCGCCCGGACCTGCTGCTCAACGAGATCGCGTGCGGCAAGATCTTCCGTCGTGCGTTCTGGGTCTCCGCAGGGCTCTCGTTCCCGACGGTGCTGCTGGCGGGTGACCAGTGCGTCACGGCGAAGGCCTACCGCGACGCACACGGCATCGACATCTCCGAGGTCGTCGGATACACGTGGCGCCGACAGGAGACCTCGATGTCGCAGGGCCAGGTGACCGCCGAAGCGGTGGGCGCTCGACTTGATGCCATCGATGCCGTCCTGGCGCTGCTCGAACCGATCCCGCAGATCAGGGCCGAGCGCGCGCTGCAGTACCTCCGCCACAACGTCGCGGGCGCCGTGCTGATTCTCGAGCAAGCTGACGATGACTACCTCGAGGCGCTGGTCCGGCGCGTGCCGGCGATCGTCGAGGCTGCGCCATCGGATCGTTACGAGACCGAGGTCCCCGCCGAGTACCGAGTGCTCTACGCCCTGCTGGCCGTTGGAGACCGGGCCACGATCCGGCGGTACGTCCAGGCCGAGGGGATGCAGCCCGAGATGCACCCGACCGGCATCGAACCGGCCGGCCTGACGGCGTACCTCCCCGGCTGGGGTCACGACCCGGTGCCGCCCGAGGCCTATGTCCTGACTGCCGGACAGGCCGAGGTGCAGGCGGTCGTGCGGACCGTCCACCAGGACGGGACCAACCTCGTGCTCGGCGTCGAAGCCTGGTTTCCCGGTGTCGACCTGGTCGAGCCCCTGCTGTCGGTCAAGACCGACGGGGACCTCGTCGACGTCGTGCAGTGGGGCGAGCCGCATGTGTCGACGTCCCGCCAGGGTGCGCAGAGGCGCTATCCCGGATCGGGGTGGTCCGTGACGCTCAGCGGCGTGGCGCGGCGTGCGCCACGGCAGATCACCGTGACGCTGACGGACGGGGCGCGGGAGGGGACGACGACGACGCGGATCCCGGCCTGACTCCGCCGGTATGTGATCCTCGGCACACCTCGAAGCACTGTCGCCGATTCGTGCCGACGGTAGGCTGGACTCGTCAGTTTGTCTGGTACCCGCTTGCGGGACTGGAACGAAAGGCATCACACATGACGCATCTGTCCTTGGGCGTGATCGGAGCCGGAAGAGTCGGCGCGGTTCTCGCAGCACGATTCCGTACGGCCGGCTACCCGCTGGTGGGCGTCAGCGGACGCTCGCCTGCCTCCCTGCTCCGCATCAGCAACCTCCTGCCGGACGTGGACGTGCTGACCCCGACCGAGCTGGCCCGGGCGAGCGACATCCTTGTGCTCGCGGTGCCCGATGACGACCTGATTGCGGTCGCCGAGGAGTTGGCCGCCTCAGGTGCCGTGCGACCCGGCCAGTACGTCCTGCACACCAGCGGCCGCCACGGTCTGGACGCCCTCGCGTCCCTGACCCGGCTCGGCGCGCGTCCCATCGCGTTCCACCCCGCTATGACCTTCTCGGGCACGCCGGTCGACCTGGATCGTTCGCCGGTCTTCGGGCTGACCGCCGACCCGGCCGAGCGCCCGCTCGCCGAAGAGCTCGTCGCTGCGCTCGGCGGCACCCCGATGTGGGTCGCCGAGGCCGATCGCGCGCTCTATCACGCAGCGCTGGCGCACGGAGCCAACCACCTGGTCACGCTGGTCGCGCAGTCGATGGACCTCCTGCGCACGGCCGGGGCCGACGATCCCGCAGCCGTTCTGCGCCCCCTGCTGGCCGCGGCTCTCGACAATGTCCTGGCCTATGGTGACGCGGCCCTGACCGGCCCTGTCGTTCGCGGTGACATCACCACGATCCGCGCCCACGTCGACGCGCTCGCCGCGGCGGACGTCGATGACGCAACCGTCGACGCCTACCTCGAGCTGGCCCGTGCGACTGCGGGTCGGGCCGAGGTCGACGGCCGGCTCGCCGCGAGTCAGGCCAGCACAATCCGCCAGGTCCTCGACGAGGCCGACTGGGACACGCTCGCCGAGATCGCCGCCGGGATCTGACCGTGACCGGTCCGATCATCGCGCGTACGCGCGCCGAGCTCCTGGCTGCCCATGGTGGCTCGAGCGTCTCGTTCGTGCCGACCATGGGGGCGCTGCACGACGGGCACCTCCAGCTGCTCGAGCACGCGCGTCCGCTCGGCGAGACGCTGGTTGCCTCGATCTTCGTCAACCCGACGCAGTTCGCGCCGGATGAGGATTTCGACGCCTATCCGCGCACGTTTGACGCCGACCTCGATGTCTGCGCGCGGGCCGGGGTCGACGTGGTCTTCGCACCCTCGGTCCCGACGATGTACCCGGCCGGCCCCGGCGACAGCATCTCGGTCGATCCGGGGCCCCTCGGCACCGTGCTCGAGGGCTCGGCTCGGCCGACCCACTTCCGCGGCGTGCTGACCGTCGTCGCGAAGCTCTTCGGACTGGTGCGACCGGATGTCGCGGTGTTCGGCGAGAAGGACTACCAACAGCTAACCCTCATCCGGCACCTGTCGCGCGAGCTCGCGCTGGGTGTCGACATCGTCGGCTGCCCGACCGTGCGCGAGCCGGATGGCCTGGCGATGAGCTCACGCAACCGCTACCTGTCGGAGGACGACCGGAAGCGTGCGGCCTACGTCTCTGCTGCCCTGCGCGCCGGTGTCTCGGCCGGGCCGCGCGGCGCCGAGTCCGTGCTCGTCGCCGCGGCGGCGGTGCTCGAGACCGCCGGGATCAACCCGGACTATCTCGTCGTCACCGACCCCGACCTCGGCCCGGCGAGGCCCGGCGCCGAGGCCCGGTTGCTCGTCGCCGCCCGGGTCGGCACCCCACGCCTGCTCGACAACACGTCCCTCACGCTAGGAGCCTGACCATGATCCGCACCATGATGAAGTCCAAGATCCACCGCGCGACCGTGACCCAGGCCGACTTGCACTACGTCGGCTCGGTGACGGTCGACCGGGACCTGCTCGACGCTGCGGACCTGCTGCCCGGCGAGCTCGTGCACATCGTCGACATCGACAACGGCGCACGTCTGGAGACCTACACGATCGCGGGCGAGCGGGGCAGTGGCGTCATCGGCATCAACGGAGCCGCCGCGCACCTGGTCCACCCCGGGGACCTGGTGATCCTGATCGCGTACGCGCAGCTGACCGATGCCGAGGCCCGGAAGCTCGAGCCCAGCGTCGTGTTCGTCGACGCGGACAACAAGGTCATCGGCACCGGCAACGACCCCGCTGAGGCGCTCCCAGGCAGTGGGCTGACCCGGGGCGACATCGTCAACAACCCGCTCGTGGCCGCCCGGTGACCCCATGACCCTGCTCTGTCTGGACGTCAGCAACAGCCACACGACGATCGGCGCCTTCCATGATGCGGACCTGATCGCGCACTGGCAGGTCTCCTCGGACGAGCGGCGCACCGCAGATGAGTGGCAGATGCTCGTCACCGGGCTCGTGAGTCAGGCCGGCATCGGCCGGGTCGTGGCGGTCAGCCTGTGCTGCACCGTGCCGGCGATCCTGGTCGAGCTGCGCGCCATGCAGGAGCGCTACTGGGCCGATCTCCCGGTCGCGATCGTGGGCCCCGGTGTCAAGACCGGCGTCCCGATCCACACCGACAACCCCCGCGAGGTCGGTGCCGACCGGATCGTCAACGCCCTGGCAGCCGTAGAGCTCTACGGCGGACCGGCCATCGTGGTCGACCTCAACGGCACCGCGACAATCTTCGACGTCGTCGATGAGTCCAACCGCTACATCGGCGGTGCCATCGCGCCCGGCGTCGAGCTCTCCCTCGACGCGCTGGCCCGCCGCGGCGCGCAGCTGCGGAGCGTCGAGCTGGCCCTCCCGCGCGACGTCGTGGGCAAGAACACCGTTGAGGCGCTGCAGTCCGGTGTGGTCTACGGCTTCGCCGGCCTGGTCGACGGGATGGTGACCCGCATCATCGACTCTCTCGACGTAGACCCCGACCACGTCACGGTGATCGCGACGGGGTCCTTCCCGGACGCGGTCGTCGACAACTGCTCGACCATCACGGCCCGCGATCCGTGGCTGACGCTGACGGGCCTCCGGCTGATCCACGAGAAGAACCACGACTGAGCCCGGGCGCCAGCCCGGCGATGGACGGTGGGCCGACTCGCGGTCATCGAGGCGCCGATAGGCTTGACCCTTGTGAGCGACGCGACTGCAACCCCGAGCCCCGAGGACGACCTGCCTGAGCAGATGCGGGTGCGGCTGGAGAAGCGGCAGCAGCTCGTCGACCGCGGCGAGGAGCCGTACCCGGTCGTGGTCGACCGCACCCACACGCTGAAGCAGATCGCCACGGCGTACGACGCCGAGACGCTGGGCACCGACACCCAGACCGGTGATGCCGTGTCGGTCGCAGGTCGGGTGATCTTCGTGCGAGGCACCGGCAAGCTCGTGTTCGTCGTGCTGCGTGAGGGCGACGGCACCGAGCTCCAGGCGATGTTGTCGCTCGCGGGAATCGGCGAGGAACGGCTGGCCCAGTTCAAGGCATCGGTCGACATCGGCGACCACCTTGCCGTCACGGGAGAGGTCATCACGAGCAAGCGCGGCGAGCTCTCCGTCATGGCGACGTCGTGGCAACTCGCGGCCAAGACGGTGCGGCCGCTGCCCAACGAGCACTCGCCGCTGTCCGACGAGGCCCGCAGCCGCATGCGCTACGTCGACCTGATCGTGCGGCCCGAGGCGCGCGACAACGTGCGGGTCAAGGCCAAGGTCCTGCAGTCCCTGCGATCGACCCTGGATGCCCACGAGTTCATCGAGGTCGACACCCCGGTTCTGCAGCACACCAACGGTGGCGCCGCGGCCCGCCCGTTCCAGACCCACACCAATGCCTTCGACGAGGACATGCTGCTGCGGATCGCGATCGAGCTCGACCTCAAGCGTGCGCTGGTCGGCGGCGTCGACCGGGTCTACGAGATCGGCAAGACGTTCCGTAACGAGGGCGTCGACAACACCCATAATCCCGAATTCATGATGCTCGAGGCCTATCAGGCCTATGGCTCGTACGACACCATGGCCGAGCTGACTCGCAGCCTGGTCGTCAACGCCGCCCGCGCGATCGGCAAGACCGTCGTGGAGGGGCGGGACGGCTCGCCGATCGACCTCGAGGGCCCATGGCGGCACGCGACGGTCCACGAGCTGGTCTCCGACGCCACGGGCGCCACGGTCGACAACGACACCCCCGTCGAGACCTTGCTGGCCCTGGCCGCGCAGCACGAGGTTGCTCTGCAGCCGCACTGGGTCGCCGGTGACATCGTGCTCGAGCTCTACGAAAAGCTCGTCGAGCACACGCTGATCCAGCCGACGTTCGTTCGCGACTATCCCGAGGCCGTGCGCCCGCTGGCCAAGAAGCACCGCACGAAGCCGGGGCTCGTGGAGGCGTGGGACCTGATCATCAACGGCGTCGAGCTGGCCCCGGCGTACTCCGAGCTCAACGACCCGGTGATCCAGCGTGAGCGGCTCGAGGAGCAGTCGCGGCTGGCGGCTGCCGGCGATCCCGAGGCAATGGACGTCGATGAGGACTTCCTCCGTGCGTTGGAGTTCGGCATGCCCCCCGCGGGTGGCATGGGGATGGGCGTCGACCGCCTCGTCATGCTGTTGCAGGGCATCGGTATCCGCGAGGCGATTCTCTTCCCGCTGTCCCGCGCCGAGTGACCTGACCCGGGCGGTCTTTCTGCCCACAGCGAACGAGGGAACGTCCTGCGCGTGGTGTCGGTTGAGTTACACATATGGACATCGGTGCATGCGAATTTCCATACCTGACTAAACTGAACCGATAGTCCAGCAGAGGGGGACGCCATGTTCGAAAGATTTACCGACCGTGCTCGTCGCGTGGTCGTGCTTGCCCAAGAAGAGGCACGCATGCTCAGCCACAACTACATCGGCACGGAGCACATCCTCCTGGGCCTGATCCACGAGGGCGAGGGTGTTGCCGCCAAGGCTCTGGAGAGCCTCGACATCTCGCTCGAGGCCGTCCGTGGCCAGGTCGAGGACATCATCGGCCAGGGACAGCAGGCCCCGAGCGGGCACATCCCCTTCACGCCGCGCGCCAAAAAGGTGCTGGAGCTCAGCCTCCGCGAGGCGCTGCAGCTGGGCCACAACTACATCGGCACCGAGCACATCCTGCTCGGTCTGATCCGTGAGGGCGAGGGAGTTGCCGCCCAGGTCCTGGTCAAGCTCGGAGCCGACCTCAACCGCGTGCGCCAGCAGGTCATCACGCTCGTCAGCGGCTTCCAGGGCAAGGAGGCGGAGGCAGCGGGCGCGCCCAGCGAGTCCGCACCGAGCACCTCGGCGGTGCTGGACCAGTTCGGTCGCAACCTGACGCAGGCTGCCCGCGAGGGCAAGCTCGACCCGGTCATCGGCCGGGACGACGAGGCCGAGCGCGTCATGCAGACCCTGTCCCGACGCACCAAGAACAACCCGGTGCTCGTCGGCGAGCCCGGCGTCGGCAAGACCGCCGTCGTCGAGAGCCTGGCCCAGGACATCGTCCGCGGCGATGTGCCCGAGACGCTCAAGGACAAGCAGATCTACACGCTTGACCTCGGTGCGCTCGTGGCCGGCTCGCGTTACCGCGGTGACTTCGAGGAACGCCTCAAGAAGGTCCTCAAGGAGATCCGCACCCGCGGCGACATCATCTTGTTCATCGACGAGATCCACACCTTGGTGGGTGCCGGAGCCGCCGAGGGCGCGATCGACGCTGCCAGCATCCTCAAGCCGATGTTGGCCCGTGGTGAGCTGCAGACCATCGGTGCCACGACGCTCGATGAATACCGCAAGCACTTCGAGAAGGATGCGGCCCTCAACCGTCGCTTCCAGCCGATCCTCGTCGAGGAGCCGTCGGTGCTCGACAC includes these proteins:
- a CDS encoding DUF3180 domain-containing protein, which codes for MNRVRPTSAVLIAALIGTGLVVGRLVPPLIVRFDGSVPRLSWAAPLTLFLAAVLVGTLAWNTWQSLHKKQQRMTADHGIRMLAVAKSSAVVGSLVAGLYGGFALAFVEALDSPLGRERVVRGGAAAIASVLLLIAAVLLERACRLPGDDDEGKGGKVSKGPPDPTPA
- a CDS encoding DUF885 domain-containing protein; the protein is MADTTPRIPTPMDDLAEEWLDDLLDLQPELHVHLGRPGRESDYTDRSPDGVGQAVDAARSMLARVRRTDPVDAVDSVTRAELIRTIELDIEQVEAGFWQRDLNVIASPGQDLRDIFDLMDTETEDDWSHVARRMHNLPDAMAGYLDSLRIGIAAKNTPALRQVREVAAQARKQAGADSFFTALAARADVPPALRTDLESGAQAASEAYAVLADFLERELAPRAPVADGVGREHYAIASRHFVGAEIDLDETYEWGLEELARMVREQESIADQIKPGATVAEAIAHLDTDPAHKLHSTEALQAWMQETSDRAVADLGRTHFDIPEPMRRLECMIAPTQEGGIYYTPPSDDFQRAGRMWWSVPQGITEFDTWRELTTVYHEGVPGHHLQLGLATYNRAELNGWRRINWNSGHGEGWALYAERLMADLGYLDNPADRLGMLDGQRMRAARVVVDLGVHLGKPKPDGSGTWTGDDAFGFLSQHVNMNEPFIRFEANRYLGWPGQAPSYKVGQRMWEQLRDAYVAANGPDLKEFHRRALSVGSIGLDTLRQSLLA
- a CDS encoding NADH-quinone oxidoreductase subunit D yields the protein MTEVTASVGAGFATTDMVLNIGPQHPATHGVLRLRLTLDGERVMACEPIIGYMHRGVEKLFEVRDYRQIIVLANRHDWLSAFSSELGVVLAVEDMLGMEVPERATWIRTLLAELNRVLNHLMFLGSYPLELGAITPIFYAFRERETIQEVMEEVSGGRMHYMFNRVGGLKEDIPAGWTGRASAAIATVRTRLDELEDLIFGNEIFRARTQGIGVLSADLVHAYGVSGPIARASGLDLDLRRDEPYLAYGELQDVLRVPVRTDGDCYARFAVLLEQTKVSLDLADACIARLADIAPGPVNVRLPKILKAPEGSTYVWTENPLGLNGYYLVSRGEKTPWRLKLRSASFNNVAVLPEIVSGTVVADLVAILGSMFFVVGDIDK
- a CDS encoding polysaccharide pyruvyl transferase family protein; this translates as MTRLLIRSGKDPFTAVAAESTLTQDVFNSNSGNYLFQHSVWKALSIDGAELVSNGTLSERQPPQEGDAERINSEFDHLVIPMANAFRPEFAPRLDRLSELLQQLTIPVTVTGIGAQAAHGLGAESLEPISDSVKKFVSLVLDRSASIGVRGEFTRSYLRGLGFADEAVDVIGCPSLFLHGRDFTVDKKVDAITQDSRLALNLTPEVPGIGAFATAQTERHPHLTYIGQDSNDLRLMLWGVPFPHVHDPLVPVHLNHPIYQADRMRLFLDTWTWYDFLADHDFAYGTRFHGNVAALLGGTPALLLAHDSRTIELAEYHQMPFTLMPEFTADLRAEELYESTDMSKFNAAMPERFDRYTAFLERNRLAHIWQDGAGTGEFDERLTAARFPAPVRPLVAPDGGEIASRLQWLREGMVLDITRHEQAYQHPSPYPEWRGGGSLHDRRVRATDARLSDHKALIASQKTQIAKQKDQITKHSADIAALRLHLTKVEHRTLAGLLARIKRAVVSALRRA
- a CDS encoding SAM-dependent methyltransferase, coding for MTKRPLPWREAWDLALYADDGFFRTSRPAEHFRTSAHLGGFAAAVAELIARTRARTVVDLGAGGGELLTALLPLVGADVRLIGVEVADRPETLPSSISWLPSLPDRIEGLLIANEWLDNIPCDVVEMAQDGRVRHVLVDPDTGAETFGGECDSEWLRTWWPLSEPGERAEIGATRDAAWADAVARVDGTAVAIDYGHRRADRPPFGTLRSYAAGREVDVVPDGSRDVTAHVAVDAVAHAAGATLHRQRDVLAGLGVDAGRPPLDLARTDPSAYLRRLAAAGEAGELLASGGLGDFWWLVTGPLGRGTLSP
- a CDS encoding glycosyltransferase family 2 protein, whose protein sequence is MARLRRRVRRAIARPLDRWRQRSGPLLSIVVPVLDGAATLDECLLSARRQDHRRVEIIVIDDGSTDDSLERARAHARADRRVAVLSQPHAGVGEARRAGVERATGAFLTFLDADDTVTRRGLRAAMEVLEWTGSDVAVMPYQRQEGAVIAPPDPWIETLHARPARHVTLQERPDLLLNEIACGKIFRRAFWVSAGLSFPTVLLAGDQCVTAKAYRDAHGIDISEVVGYTWRRQETSMSQGQVTAEAVGARLDAIDAVLALLEPIPQIRAERALQYLRHNVAGAVLILEQADDDYLEALVRRVPAIVEAAPSDRYETEVPAEYRVLYALLAVGDRATIRRYVQAEGMQPEMHPTGIEPAGLTAYLPGWGHDPVPPEAYVLTAGQAEVQAVVRTVHQDGTNLVLGVEAWFPGVDLVEPLLSVKTDGDLVDVVQWGEPHVSTSRQGAQRRYPGSGWSVTLSGVARRAPRQITVTLTDGAREGTTTTRIPA